One Panicum virgatum strain AP13 chromosome 9K, P.virgatum_v5, whole genome shotgun sequence genomic region harbors:
- the LOC120651817 gene encoding uncharacterized protein LOC120651817 produces the protein MDPLSKLTVRFHFLGEFINHGKKLNYVGGREAMRCIDRDLVSLPEIVGHLKDHCKVEEGSMLHWLFPCAKLSKGLRALIDDKACLDMADCITDGGVADIYVEHGVEGSDDAQDDADYNQEKEMEVGSEAGKSDSDDAVQVIGCKKVTSSKSSPKDYGKDIAKLKKFYGSISGEKSTCSKRLDLSAKMNAGEFSSSTMIDKIVAEGGSSSDSDFLPSDDSCSEVDEEAEQIMNRFKEYKRNCKKGQIPTLDDLDFCGKVLVTHGEMGATHDGNETPYADSSDGEEESFDELGSDGEIVSHNNEFPRYKDKGPRFVLCLGMKFAEKKEFKNAVTKYTLDSRKVINFVKDEGYRVRAKCDWPTCPWVCLLSTNIRIEGWQISTFTDEHTCPDRRDNKLVTAKRIADKYDRRIRANPH, from the coding sequence ATGGATCCACTTTCCAAGTTGACAGTTAGATTTCATTTCCTCGGAGAGTTCATTAACCATGGCAAGAAGCTGAACTATGTGGGAGGTAGGGAAGCAATGAGATGCATTGACAGAGACCTAGTGTCGTTGCCTGAGATTGTAGGACACTTGAAGGACCACTGCAAGGTTGAGGAGGGGTCGATGCTGCATTGGTTGTTTCCTTGTGCAAAGTTAAGCAAAGGGCTTAGGGCACTGATTGATGATAAGGCATGCCTGGATATGGCTGATTGTATCACAGATGGAGGTGTAGCTGATATATATGTAGAGCATGGTGTGGAAGGTAGTGATGATGCACAAGATGATGCAGATTATAACCAAGAGAAAGAGATGGAGGTTGGCAGTGAGGCAGGCAAATCAGATAGTGATGATGCAGTGCAAGTTATTGGCTGCAAGAAGGTGACCAGCAGTAAATCTTCCCCCAAAGATTATGGAAAAGATATAGCCAAGCTGAAGAAGTTTTATGGGTCCATAAGTGGTGAGAAGTCTACATGCAGCAAGAGGTTAGATTTGTCAGCAAAGATGAATGCAGGAGAGTTCAGTTCTAGTACCATGATAGACAAGATAGTAGCTGAAGGAGGCAGTTCATCTGATAGTGATTTTTTACCTAGTGATGATAGTTGTTCTGAGGTTGATGAGGAAGCTGAACAAATTATGAATAGATTCAAGGAGTACAAGAGGAATTGCAAAAAAGGTCAAATACCAACTTTGGATGACCTTGATTTCTGTGGAAAGGTTCTTGTAACTCATGGTGAGATGGGAGCAACACATGATGGGAATGAGACTCCTTATGCTGACAGTAGTGATGGTGAGGAGGAGTCATTTGATGAGCTAGGCAGTGATGGAGAAATTGTGAGCCACAATAATGAGTTTCCTAGGTATAAGGATAAAGGTCCTAGGTTTGTTTTATGTTTGGGGATGAAATTTGCAGAGAAGAAGGAATTCAAAAATGCAGTGACCAAGTATACATTGGATTCAAGAAAGGTTATCAACTTTGTTAAGGATGAAGGGTATAGAGTTAGGGCTAAATGTGACTGGCCAACATGCCCTTGGGTTTGTCTGCTGTCAACCAACATAAGAATTGAGGGCTGGCAGATTAGCACTTTCACTGATGAGCATACTTGTCCTGATAGAAGAGACAACAAATTGGTGACAGCAAAGAGGATAGCTGACAAGTATGACAGAAGAATTAGAGCAAACCCTCATTGA
- the LOC120651818 gene encoding uncharacterized protein LOC120651818, whose protein sequence is CYRGCRAATPSLPHRRSAPSSLPLPEAHSPPAPGGQLLHFCRGICCSSSSWGERGIQLVVSDRWAWRLPARCRLQGHLQRISEVQAVVNKYDILFIAEEALSNAYVPIGATLSRPEISDVIHSQSNKLGRLLQSIRMELGHLLTVQLSGDMWLRDDNGN, encoded by the exons TGTTACAGAGGGTGCCGCGCCGCCACGCCCTCCCTGCCGCACCGCCGGTCCgcaccctcctccctccccctacCCGAAGCCCatagcccgccggcgccgggaggTCAGCTCCTCCACTTCTGTCGGGGAATTTGCTGTTCGTCTTCCTCTTGGGGCGAAAGAGGGATCCAG CTTGTCGTTTCGGATCGTTGGGCTTGGCGGCTTCCAGCTCGTTGTCGCCTTCAAGGACATCTGCAACGCATCAGCGAG GTTCAAGCAGTGGTCAACAAGTATGACATTCTTTTCATAGCAGAAGAG GCTCTTTCAAATGCCTACGTACCCATCGGAGCAACTCTCTCTAGGCCAGAGATATCAGATGTGATTCATTCCCAGAGCAATAAGCTTG GCAGATTGCTTCAAAGTATCAGGATGGAATTAGGGCATTTGCTGACAGTCCAATTATCGGGAG ATATGTGGCTTAGGGATGATAATGGGAACTGA